A DNA window from Paenibacillus andongensis contains the following coding sequences:
- a CDS encoding RNA polymerase sigma factor has translation MVAPELVRSAQAGDRDALITLLREIESHVYRTAYYILNNEQDALDASQEALLRIYTKINSYEEKALFKTWVQRIVTNICIDKFRKAKPTVSIDEHDMTFTAEHNVEQEMLTGYLAKDIREAIEKLPEHHRSVVVLRYLQDFSYHEIAESLNLPLNTVKSYLFRARQQLQSLLQEYQKGGVRG, from the coding sequence GTGGTAGCACCCGAACTGGTAAGATCTGCACAAGCCGGTGATCGTGATGCTCTCATTACCCTATTGCGAGAAATTGAGTCTCACGTTTATCGAACCGCTTATTATATTTTGAATAATGAACAGGATGCCCTCGATGCTTCACAAGAGGCACTCCTTCGGATTTATACAAAAATTAATTCCTATGAAGAAAAAGCGCTCTTCAAGACGTGGGTACAGCGGATTGTAACGAACATCTGCATCGATAAATTTCGCAAAGCGAAACCAACGGTTTCGATTGATGAGCATGATATGACCTTTACAGCAGAGCATAATGTTGAACAGGAAATGTTAACTGGCTATTTAGCCAAAGATATCAGAGAAGCAATCGAAAAACTTCCCGAACACCATCGATCAGTTGTTGTTCTCCGTTATTTGCAGGACTTTTCGTATCATGAAATTGCAGAATCTCTCAACTTACCGTTAAACACGGTAAAGTCTTACTTATTTCGAGCTAGACAGCAATTGCAGTCGCTGCTCCAAGAATATCAGAAAGGAGGTGTTCGGGGATGA
- a CDS encoding spore germination protein: MFKQLFGRRRLLGTLQVHNQQNPSSSDSSKSLLPSLQENLATIQTVLHHPSDLIIRHFTIGGDQYPCALVSIDGLVDIATINEQILNPMLHAFDQPVSSASELLNILQQQILTAHNLETVELLDDALLAILSGDTLLLLNNLSQSLIISSCGWKTRSIEEPQTESIIRGPRAGFTEDIRTNTALLRRRIKEINLVFDTYQIGRRGRREVVVTYIADIVHPDLVKEVTRRIKSIDIDDIEGSAYLEQWIADSFLSPFPLIMNTERPDRVSGALLQGRVAILVDGDPFVLILPITFASSLQSPEDYYQHWLISSLTRILRLISAFIATFLPALYIALLEFHHGMIPSKLAFSIAGAREGVPFPAVVEAFIMEFTLELLREAGLRLPKPIGQTIGIVGGLVIGESAVAAGMVNPVMVIVVAVTAIASFSLPSYSFAISLRVMRFSIMLAAAFLGLYGIILAYIMINIHMVNLKSFGVPYSTPFAPILLRDWKDLILRSPLLFVTKRPKMMQTKNDQRMKGRRNRG, encoded by the coding sequence ATGTTCAAACAATTATTTGGCAGAAGACGTCTACTTGGAACCCTTCAGGTACATAACCAACAAAACCCTTCCAGTTCAGACTCCAGCAAATCATTATTACCTTCATTACAAGAAAACTTGGCTACCATTCAGACGGTCCTACATCATCCAAGCGATCTAATCATTAGGCATTTTACGATCGGCGGAGACCAATATCCGTGTGCATTAGTCAGCATTGATGGATTGGTGGACATAGCTACGATCAATGAGCAAATACTAAACCCGATGCTCCATGCCTTTGATCAACCTGTTTCCTCGGCTTCGGAATTATTAAACATATTGCAGCAGCAAATTCTAACAGCTCATAACCTGGAAACCGTTGAGCTGCTGGATGACGCTTTATTGGCCATTTTATCTGGCGATACGCTTCTTTTACTGAATAATCTTTCACAAAGTCTCATCATTTCCAGCTGCGGTTGGAAAACCCGTTCAATTGAAGAGCCACAAACAGAATCGATCATCCGAGGACCAAGAGCAGGGTTTACTGAAGATATACGCACGAACACCGCTTTGCTTAGAAGAAGAATCAAAGAAATCAATCTTGTATTTGACACCTATCAAATCGGGCGTAGAGGTAGACGTGAGGTAGTCGTCACTTATATCGCTGACATTGTCCATCCGGACCTTGTGAAAGAAGTTACTCGCAGAATAAAGAGCATAGACATCGATGATATCGAGGGGTCCGCTTATTTGGAGCAATGGATAGCAGATAGCTTCCTTAGTCCATTTCCACTCATTATGAATACAGAACGACCTGATCGCGTATCTGGAGCACTTCTCCAAGGTCGAGTTGCTATTCTAGTAGATGGAGACCCCTTCGTCCTCATTTTGCCAATTACATTCGCTTCGAGCTTGCAATCACCTGAAGATTACTACCAGCATTGGCTCATCTCGTCTTTGACTCGTATACTCCGATTAATCTCAGCTTTCATTGCTACCTTTTTACCTGCTCTTTATATTGCTTTGCTTGAATTCCATCATGGTATGATTCCGTCTAAGTTGGCCTTCTCCATCGCCGGAGCTCGGGAAGGTGTGCCCTTCCCCGCGGTTGTCGAAGCTTTCATCATGGAATTCACACTCGAGCTTCTCAGGGAAGCAGGACTTCGACTGCCCAAACCAATCGGCCAAACCATTGGAATCGTTGGTGGTTTGGTTATTGGAGAATCTGCTGTTGCTGCTGGCATGGTAAATCCCGTTATGGTTATAGTTGTGGCCGTCACAGCCATCGCTTCTTTCTCACTGCCTTCTTATTCGTTTGCTATTTCACTTCGCGTCATGCGATTCAGCATTATGTTGGCCGCTGCTTTTTTAGGCTTATATGGCATCATCTTAGCCTATATCATGATCAATATTCACATGGTAAACCTGAAGAGTTTCGGCGTTCCATACTCCACCCCTTTTGCGCCAATTTTATTACGGGACTGGAAAGATCTCATTTTAAGATCACCCCTGCTGTTCGTGACAAAGCGGCCAAAAATGATGCAAACTAAAAATGATCAGAGGATGAAAGGAAGGAGAAACAGAGGATGA
- a CDS encoding GerAB/ArcD/ProY family transporter — protein MKSFEYGDSEIGFTDMVITISSMIIGVGILFLPRELAKTVQSSDGWVSMLLAGLLAIGSAWMLAKIAIHFSKQGYFAYASAAVTKPIALLAIIPLSIYFIFYCAYEVRAIANISKQYLFERTPVEAISLAFLLVVVYAVSGSRVGIIRLNILFLPIVIIISLVVLIFSMGIFNVSDLKPFMISDWKSLAKGAQTSAFSLLGFEVILIYISLMNRPKDAPKAVVIGVAIPIVLYTAIYLTCVGVFSHFALQQITYPAVELAKEMQIPGAFFERFESIFFTIWIMTVFTTTIMAYDCSIYLLMSIFTKSKKKTWVFLLSPIIYLLCMYPRNLADFDKMSSILSYIGVIVGIIFPILIHVAAKLRGVNSDAS, from the coding sequence ATGAAATCTTTTGAATATGGTGATAGTGAGATCGGTTTTACGGATATGGTCATCACAATTTCATCCATGATTATTGGCGTTGGTATACTCTTTCTGCCGAGAGAGCTAGCGAAAACGGTTCAATCTTCTGACGGGTGGGTATCCATGCTGCTGGCAGGCCTTCTTGCGATAGGATCAGCCTGGATGTTAGCCAAAATTGCGATTCATTTTAGCAAGCAAGGTTATTTTGCTTATGCGTCAGCAGCCGTCACGAAGCCTATCGCTCTCCTTGCAATCATCCCTCTTTCCATTTACTTTATCTTCTACTGTGCTTATGAAGTTAGGGCTATTGCTAATATTTCCAAGCAGTATCTATTTGAGCGCACGCCTGTGGAAGCGATATCCCTAGCCTTTTTACTGGTCGTCGTCTATGCCGTTTCTGGCAGCCGGGTCGGTATTATTCGTCTTAATATATTATTTTTACCTATTGTTATCATCATCTCTTTAGTCGTACTCATCTTTAGCATGGGCATATTTAATGTGAGCGATTTAAAACCGTTTATGATTTCGGATTGGAAAAGTTTGGCGAAGGGAGCTCAAACCAGTGCTTTCTCGCTCCTTGGTTTCGAAGTCATCTTAATTTACATCTCCCTAATGAACCGCCCCAAGGATGCCCCCAAAGCGGTTGTCATCGGAGTAGCCATTCCAATTGTCCTATATACAGCAATCTACCTTACTTGCGTTGGTGTATTTTCACATTTTGCTCTTCAACAAATTACCTATCCCGCCGTAGAGCTTGCTAAGGAAATGCAAATTCCTGGCGCATTCTTTGAGCGGTTTGAATCTATATTTTTTACAATTTGGATTATGACTGTCTTCACCACGACCATTATGGCCTATGACTGTTCCATCTATCTGCTTATGTCCATTTTTACTAAATCGAAGAAAAAAACATGGGTATTCCTACTAAGTCCAATCATTTATTTACTTTGCATGTACCCACGAAACTTAGCTGATTTTGATAAAATGAGCAGTATTCTCAGTTATATTGGGGTAATTGTCGGCATCATTTTTCCTATCCTCATACATGTTGCTGCTAAACTTCGAGGAGTGAATAGTGATGCTTCTTAA
- a CDS encoding Ger(x)C family spore germination protein, with protein sequence MLLKKSICWPSLLCIIFFLTGCWDRIEIDQRGFVVGVAIDYTNNSKHKFKGTYQIVVPSGLKQSSQGQSGSGSSGKAYFNLSSTENSMPALSARLAARTSRSPYFEHLKIIIVSSEVAKDDKVFADVLDYFLRNSEMRRGVQILIADGKASDILDIPTFNEPTPIDYITSIARNDRKSNFMLPESRIGDVHEYLVKHESFPIQNVKLEEKGVSMTGSAIFDGQTKEMVGFLTGAETQGLNFVTDHIKGGIIEATFKDHTFDFRVERTKSKITMQQLSPTKFKFNIKLAAEGVLEKSIAGYDPSDSEAIKYLEKSLEDVVQGNTLKVIKKLQQTYKKDALGLGAYLYENHYKVWKPIAADWEQGLSIFTQSEINVQAEVIIRRIGNIYKTTKE encoded by the coding sequence ATGCTTCTTAAAAAAAGTATCTGCTGGCCCAGTCTACTCTGCATCATCTTCTTTTTAACAGGCTGCTGGGATCGTATAGAAATTGACCAACGCGGGTTTGTAGTCGGCGTTGCTATCGATTACACCAATAATTCGAAACACAAATTCAAGGGAACCTATCAAATTGTCGTACCTAGTGGATTGAAACAAAGCAGTCAGGGACAAAGTGGATCTGGCAGTTCCGGTAAAGCCTACTTTAATTTATCATCAACCGAAAACTCCATGCCTGCCCTTAGCGCGAGATTGGCAGCCAGGACAAGTCGTTCTCCTTATTTCGAACATTTAAAAATCATAATCGTTTCCAGTGAAGTAGCCAAAGATGATAAAGTTTTCGCCGATGTATTGGACTATTTCTTACGAAATAGTGAGATGCGAAGAGGCGTTCAAATATTAATTGCCGATGGAAAAGCCTCGGATATCTTAGATATCCCTACGTTTAATGAACCAACACCTATTGATTATATTACATCTATTGCCAGAAACGATCGAAAATCCAACTTCATGTTACCCGAATCGCGAATTGGTGATGTCCATGAATATTTGGTCAAGCATGAAAGCTTCCCTATTCAAAATGTGAAATTGGAAGAAAAAGGGGTTTCAATGACAGGATCCGCTATATTCGATGGTCAAACCAAAGAAATGGTCGGATTCTTAACAGGCGCTGAAACACAAGGGTTGAACTTTGTCACTGATCATATTAAAGGCGGTATCATCGAAGCTACGTTTAAGGATCATACCTTTGACTTCCGAGTGGAAAGAACGAAAAGTAAAATTACCATGCAGCAGCTCAGTCCAACTAAGTTCAAGTTCAATATTAAACTCGCAGCTGAAGGCGTTCTTGAAAAATCGATTGCCGGTTACGATCCCTCTGATTCAGAAGCAATTAAATATTTGGAGAAAAGCCTTGAAGATGTGGTCCAAGGAAATACCCTTAAAGTCATTAAAAAACTCCAACAAACTTATAAAAAGGATGCTCTTGGACTAGGTGCTTACCTATATGAAAATCACTATAAAGTATGGAAACCAATTGCAGCTGATTGGGAGCAAGGATTATCCATATTCACACAATCAGAGATTAACGTGCAGGCAGAGGTTATTATTAGGCGAATCGGAAATATCTACAAAACGACAAAGGAGTAA